A part of Rattus rattus isolate New Zealand chromosome 6, Rrattus_CSIRO_v1, whole genome shotgun sequence genomic DNA contains:
- the Gpr27 gene encoding probable G-protein coupled receptor 27 has translation MANASEPGGGGGGAEAAALGLRLATLSLLLCVSLAGNVLFALLIVRERSLHRAPYYLLLDLCLADGLRALACLPAVMLAARRAAAAAGTPPGALGCKLLAFLAALFCFHGAFLLLGVGVTRYLAIAHHRFYAERLAGWPCAAMLVCAAWALALAAAFPPVLDGGGADDEDAPCALEQRPDGAPGALGFLLLLAAVVGATHLVYLRLLFFIHDRRKMRPARLVPAVSHDWTFHGPGATGQAAANWTAGFGRGPTPPALVGIRPAGPGRGARRLLVLEEFKTEKRLCKMFYAITLLFLLLWGPYVVASYLRVLVRPGAVPQAYLTASVWLTFAQAGINPVVCFLFNRELRDCFRAQFPCCQSPQATQATLPCDLKGIGL, from the coding sequence ATGGCGAACGCTAGTGAgccgggcggcggcggcggcggggccgAGGCTGCCGCGCTGGGCCTCAGGCTGGCCACACTCAGCCTGCTGCTGTGCGTGAGCCTGGCGGGCAACGTGCTGTTCGCTCTGCTCATCGTGCGGGAGCGCAGCCTGCACCGCGCGCCTTACTACCTGCTGCTCGACCTGTGCCTGGCCGACGGGCTGCGCGCGCTCGCCTGCCTCCCGGCCGTCATGCTGGCTGCGCGGCGCGCGGCAGCCGCGGCGGGGACGCCTCCGGGTGCGCTGGGCTGCAAGCTGCTGGCCTTCCTGGCCGCGCTCTTCTGCTTCCACGGGGCCTTCCTGCTGCTGGGCGTGGGCGTCACCCGCTACCTGGCCATCGCTCACCACCGCTTCTATGCCGAGCGCCTGGCCGGCTGGCCGTGCGCCGCGATGCTGGTGTGCGCCGCCTGGGCGCTGGCTTTGGCCGCGGCCTTCCCGCCGGTGCTGGACGGCGGTGGCGCGGACGATGAGGATGCGCCGTGCGCCCTGGAGCAGCGGCCCGACGGCGCCCCGGGTGCACTAggcttcctgctgctcctggccgCGGTGGTGGGCGCCACGCACCTCGTCTACCTTCGCCTGCTCTTCTTCATCCACGACCGCCGCAAGATGCGACCCGCACGCCTGGTGCCCGCCGTCAGCCACGACTGGACCTTCCACGGCCCGGGCGCCACCGGTCAAGCGGCCGCCAACTGGACGGCGGGCTTCGGCCGCGGGCCCACGCCACCTGCGCTCGTGGGCATCAGGCCTGCAGGCCCGGGCCGCGGAGCCCGGCGCCTCCTGGTGCTGGAGGAATTCAAGACGGAGAAGAGGCTGTGCAAGATGTTCTACGCCATCACgctgctcttcctgctcctctgggGGCCCTATGTGGTTGCCAGTTACCTGCGCGTCCTGGTGCGGCCCGGAGCTGTCCCGCAGGCCTACCTGACAGCCTCGGTGTGGCTGACATTCGCACAGGCCGGCATCAACCCCGTGGTGTGTTTCCTCTTCAACCGGGAGCTGAGGGACTGTTTCAGAGCCCAGTTCCCCTGTTGCCAGAGCCCCCAGGCCACGCAGGCCACCCTCCCCTGCGACCTGAAAGGCATTGGTTTGTGA